A portion of the Citrobacter rodentium NBRC 105723 = DSM 16636 genome contains these proteins:
- the purN gene encoding phosphoribosylglycinamide formyltransferase — protein sequence MNIVVLISGNGSNLQAIIDACKEKKIKGTLRAVFSNKADAFGLERARTAGIATHTLTADRFASRDAYDRELMLEIDAYAPDVVVLAGFMRILSPAFVAHYAGRLLNIHPSLLPKYPGLHTHRQALENGDEEHGTSVHFVTDELDGGPVILQAKVPVFEGDDEDEITARVQAQEHTIYPLVIRWFVEGRLKMRDNAAWLDGQPLPPQGYASDES from the coding sequence ATGAATATTGTGGTGCTTATTTCCGGTAACGGAAGCAATTTGCAGGCGATCATTGATGCCTGTAAAGAGAAGAAGATCAAAGGCACCCTCCGGGCAGTATTCAGCAACAAGGCCGACGCGTTCGGCCTTGAGCGTGCCAGAACAGCGGGTATTGCGACCCATACGCTGACTGCCGATCGGTTTGCCAGCCGCGACGCCTACGATCGCGAACTGATGCTGGAAATTGACGCCTACGCGCCTGATGTGGTGGTGCTGGCCGGCTTTATGCGTATTCTGAGCCCGGCGTTCGTTGCCCATTACGCTGGACGCCTGCTGAACATCCACCCTTCCCTGCTGCCGAAATATCCCGGCCTGCATACCCATCGCCAGGCGCTGGAAAATGGCGATGAAGAGCACGGCACCTCGGTGCATTTTGTGACTGACGAACTGGATGGCGGCCCGGTCATTTTGCAGGCCAAAGTACCGGTATTCGAGGGCGATGATGAAGATGAGATCACCGCTCGCGTTCAGGCGCAGGAACACACGATTTATCCGCTCGTCATCCGCTGGTTTGTGGAAGGACGTCTGAAGATGCGCGACAACGCCGCCTGGCTCGACGGCCAGCCGCTGCCGCCGCAGGGATATGCGTCTGACGAATCATAA
- the purM gene encoding phosphoribosylformylglycinamidine cyclo-ligase, with amino-acid sequence MTDKTSLSYKDAGVDIDAGNALVDRIKGVVKKTRRPEVMGGLGGFGALCALPQKYREPVLVSGTDGVGTKLRLAMDLKRHDTIGIDLVAMCVNDLVVQGAEPLFFLDYYATGKLDVDTAASVINGIAEGCLQSGCALVGGETAEMPGMYHGEDYDVAGFCVGVVEKSEIIDGSKVADGDVLIALGSSGPHSNGYSLVRKIVEVSGCDPQTTDLDGKPLADHLLAPTRIYVKSILELIEKADVHAIAHLTGGGFWENIPRVLPDSTQAVINESSWQWPAVFNWLQNAGNVSQHEMYRTFNCGVGMIIALPASEVDNALALLRAKGENAWKIGHIRASDAEQRVVIE; translated from the coding sequence GTGACCGATAAAACCTCTCTTAGCTACAAAGATGCCGGTGTTGATATTGATGCGGGCAATGCCCTGGTGGATCGAATCAAAGGCGTAGTGAAGAAAACTCGTCGCCCGGAGGTCATGGGCGGGCTGGGTGGCTTCGGTGCGCTGTGCGCGTTGCCGCAAAAATATCGTGAACCGGTACTGGTTTCCGGCACTGACGGCGTGGGCACCAAGCTGCGTCTGGCGATGGATCTGAAACGTCATGACACCATTGGTATCGATCTGGTGGCGATGTGCGTCAACGATCTGGTGGTACAGGGCGCGGAGCCGCTGTTTTTCCTCGACTACTACGCGACGGGCAAACTGGACGTCGACACCGCTGCCAGCGTAATTAACGGTATCGCTGAAGGCTGTCTGCAATCCGGCTGCGCGCTGGTAGGCGGTGAAACCGCAGAAATGCCGGGGATGTATCACGGTGAAGATTACGATGTCGCTGGTTTCTGCGTCGGAGTAGTGGAAAAGTCAGAAATTATCGACGGCTCTAAAGTTGCCGATGGCGATGTGCTGATTGCGCTGGGCTCCAGCGGCCCGCACTCCAACGGCTATTCGCTGGTGCGCAAAATTGTGGAAGTCAGCGGTTGCGATCCGCAAACAACCGATCTCGACGGCAAGCCGTTAGCCGATCACCTGCTGGCGCCGACCCGCATCTATGTGAAATCGATTCTCGAACTGATCGAGAAGGCCGACGTACACGCCATTGCGCACCTGACCGGCGGCGGCTTCTGGGAAAATATTCCGCGCGTTCTGCCGGACAGCACCCAGGCGGTCATCAACGAATCGTCATGGCAGTGGCCAGCCGTCTTTAACTGGCTGCAAAACGCCGGCAACGTCAGCCAGCACGAAATGTATCGTACCTTTAACTGCGGAGTCGGGATGATTATCGCCCTGCCGGCAAGCGAAGTGGATAATGCGCTGGCTCTGCTGCGGGCAAAAGGTGAAAATGCGTGGAAAATCGGTCATATCAGGGCATCTGATGCCGAACAGCGCGTGGTTATCGAATAA
- the upp gene encoding uracil phosphoribosyltransferase, producing MKIVEVKHPLVKHKLGLMRENDISTKRFRELASEVGSLLTYEATAGLETEKVTIEGWNGPVEVDQIKGKKITVVPILRAGLGMMEGVLENVPSARISVVGMYRNEETLEPVPYFQKLVSNIDERMALIVDPMLATGGSVIATIDLLKKAGCSSIKVLVLVAAPEGIAALEKAHPDVELYTASIDQGLNEHGYIIPGLGDAGDKIFGTK from the coding sequence ATGAAGATCGTGGAAGTCAAACACCCACTCGTCAAACACAAGCTGGGTCTGATGCGTGAAAACGACATCAGTACCAAACGCTTTCGTGAACTCGCCTCGGAAGTAGGCAGTCTGCTGACCTACGAAGCGACTGCGGGCCTGGAAACCGAAAAGGTCACCATTGAAGGCTGGAACGGCCCGGTTGAAGTCGACCAGATCAAAGGGAAAAAAATTACCGTCGTGCCTATCCTGCGCGCAGGTCTGGGGATGATGGAAGGCGTGCTGGAAAATGTACCGAGCGCGCGCATCAGCGTGGTCGGGATGTACCGCAATGAAGAGACTCTGGAGCCGGTCCCTTATTTCCAGAAGCTGGTTTCCAACATCGATGAGCGTATGGCGCTGATCGTCGACCCGATGCTGGCGACCGGTGGGTCGGTTATCGCTACCATCGACCTGCTGAAAAAAGCGGGCTGCAGCAGTATAAAAGTGCTGGTGCTGGTGGCGGCGCCGGAAGGTATCGCCGCGCTGGAGAAAGCGCATCCGGATGTGGAACTGTACACCGCATCTATCGACCAGGGGCTGAACGAGCACGGATACATTATTCCGGGGCTTGGCGATGCCGGCGATAAGATCTTCGGTACTAAATAA
- the uraA gene encoding uracil permease, with translation MTRRAIGVSERPPLLQTIPLSLQHLFAMFGATVLVPVLFHINPATVLLFNGIGTLLYLFICKGKIPAYLGSSFAFISPVLLLLPLGYEVALGGFIMCGVLFCLVSFIVKKAGTGWLDVMFPPAAMGAIVAVIGLELAGVAAGMAGLLPAEGQSPEAKTIIISMVTLAVTVFGSVLFRGFLAIIPILIGVLAGYALSFAMGVVDTTPIAEAHWFALPTFYTPRFEWFAILTILPAALVVIAEHVGHLVVTANIVKKDLVRDPGLHRSMFANGLSTVISGFFGSTPNTTYGENIGVMAITRVYSTWVIGGAAIFAILLSCVGKLAAAIQIIPLPVMGGVSLLLYGVIGASGIRVLIESKVDYNKAQNLILTSVILIIGVSGAKVHIGAAELKGMALATIVGIGLSLIFKLISVLRPEEVVLDAEDADTPQQ, from the coding sequence ATGACACGCCGCGCTATCGGGGTGAGTGAACGACCGCCGCTTTTACAGACAATCCCGCTGAGTTTGCAACACCTGTTCGCCATGTTTGGCGCAACCGTGCTGGTGCCCGTTCTGTTTCATATTAACCCGGCTACCGTCCTGCTGTTCAACGGGATCGGTACGCTGCTGTATCTGTTTATCTGTAAAGGGAAGATCCCGGCCTATTTAGGGTCGAGCTTTGCCTTTATTTCGCCGGTTCTGCTGTTGCTGCCGCTGGGATACGAAGTGGCGTTAGGCGGCTTCATTATGTGCGGCGTGCTGTTCTGCCTGGTCTCTTTCATTGTGAAAAAGGCGGGAACCGGCTGGCTGGACGTCATGTTCCCGCCAGCGGCGATGGGCGCAATCGTTGCCGTGATTGGTCTGGAACTGGCGGGCGTCGCCGCCGGAATGGCCGGATTGCTGCCGGCGGAAGGACAGTCACCGGAGGCGAAAACCATTATTATCTCTATGGTGACGCTGGCGGTAACGGTGTTTGGCTCCGTTCTGTTCCGTGGTTTCCTGGCGATTATCCCGATCCTCATCGGCGTGCTGGCTGGTTATGCGCTGTCGTTCGCGATGGGCGTTGTCGATACCACGCCGATCGCCGAGGCGCACTGGTTTGCGCTGCCGACCTTCTACACACCGCGTTTTGAATGGTTTGCCATCCTCACCATTCTGCCTGCTGCGCTGGTGGTGATTGCTGAACACGTCGGCCACCTGGTGGTGACGGCGAATATCGTCAAAAAAGATCTGGTGCGCGATCCGGGCTTACATCGTTCGATGTTCGCTAACGGCCTGTCGACGGTGATCTCTGGCTTCTTTGGTTCCACGCCGAACACCACCTACGGCGAAAATATCGGCGTCATGGCGATCACCCGCGTGTACAGCACCTGGGTGATCGGCGGTGCGGCGATCTTCGCTATTCTTCTCTCCTGCGTCGGTAAACTGGCGGCGGCGATCCAGATCATTCCGCTGCCGGTGATGGGCGGGGTATCACTGCTGCTGTACGGGGTGATTGGCGCTTCCGGTATCCGCGTGCTGATCGAGTCGAAAGTCGACTACAACAAAGCGCAGAACCTGATCCTGACCTCGGTCATTCTTATTATCGGCGTCAGCGGCGCGAAGGTGCATATCGGCGCCGCGGAGCTGAAAGGCATGGCGCTGGCGACCATTGTCGGCATCGGTCTGAGCCTGATCTTCAAGTTGATCTCCGTCCTGCGTCCGGAAGAAGTGGTGCTGGATGCAGAAGACGCGGATACGCCGCAGCAGTAA
- a CDS encoding DnaA inactivator Hda, whose translation MNTPAQLSLPLYLPDDETFASFWPGDNASLLAALQNVLRQEHSGYIYLWSREGAGRSHLLHAACAELSQRGDAVGYVPLDKRTWFVPEVLDGMEQLSLVCIDNIECVAGDELWEMAIFDLYNRILESGKTRLLITGDRPPRQLNLGLPDLASRLDWGQIYKLQPLSDEDKLQALQLRARLRGFELPEDVGRFLLKRLDREMRTLFMTLDQLDHASITAQRKLTIPFVKEILKL comes from the coding sequence CTGAACACACCGGCACAGCTCTCTTTGCCACTTTATCTTCCCGACGACGAAACTTTCGCAAGTTTCTGGCCGGGGGATAACGCCTCTTTACTGGCCGCACTGCAAAACGTGCTGCGCCAGGAGCATAGCGGATACATTTATCTCTGGTCGCGTGAAGGCGCGGGCCGCAGCCATTTGCTGCACGCGGCGTGCGCTGAACTGTCGCAACGCGGCGATGCGGTGGGCTATGTGCCGCTGGACAAACGTACCTGGTTTGTCCCGGAAGTGCTTGATGGTATGGAACAGCTGTCGCTGGTCTGTATCGACAATATCGAATGCGTCGCCGGGGATGAACTGTGGGAAATGGCGATCTTCGATCTCTACAACCGTATTCTTGAATCCGGCAAAACGCGTTTGCTGATCACCGGCGATCGTCCGCCGCGTCAGTTGAATCTGGGGCTGCCCGATCTGGCCTCGCGTCTGGACTGGGGACAAATTTATAAGCTGCAGCCCTTGTCGGATGAAGACAAACTTCAGGCGCTACAGCTGCGTGCGCGCCTGCGTGGCTTTGAACTGCCGGAAGACGTGGGACGTTTCTTGCTTAAGCGGCTGGATCGCGAAATGCGTACGCTGTTTATGACGCTGGATCAGCTCGATCACGCCTCCATTACGGCGCAGCGCAAGCTCACCATTCCTTTTGTTAAAGAGATCCTGAAGCTTTAG
- the arsC gene encoding arsenate reductase (glutaredoxin) (This arsenate reductase requires both glutathione and glutaredoxin to convert arsenate to arsenite, after which the efflux transporter formed by ArsA and ArsB can extrude the arsenite from the cell, providing resistance.), which produces MSEAVKIYHNPRCSKSRETLSLLQANGVEPEVVLYLETPADAATLRQLLQMLGMTSARELMRQKEDLYKELNLADEKLTEDDLIQAMVENPKLMERPIVVANGQARIGRPPEQVLDIIR; this is translated from the coding sequence ATGTCAGAAGCGGTAAAAATTTACCACAATCCGCGCTGTTCCAAGAGTCGCGAAACGTTGAGCCTGTTGCAGGCAAACGGCGTGGAACCGGAAGTGGTGCTTTACCTCGAGACGCCTGCCGATGCGGCAACGCTGCGCCAGCTGCTGCAAATGCTGGGGATGACCAGCGCCCGCGAGCTGATGCGCCAGAAAGAGGATCTCTATAAAGAACTGAACCTGGCGGACGAAAAACTGACGGAAGACGATCTGATCCAGGCGATGGTGGAGAATCCGAAACTGATGGAGCGCCCGATTGTGGTCGCCAACGGACAGGCGCGCATTGGCCGTCCGCCGGAGCAGGTGCTGGACATCATCCGTTAA